The Pyrus communis chromosome 8, drPyrComm1.1, whole genome shotgun sequence region TAATTGAAAGGCATTTGGAGTCCCTAAAATTTTCAGCTATGCCTGAATATCCCTACCTCTGAATTGGCCAAAATGAAAgcctcttttgttgttttgtataTTACATATTGCTATACATGTGGTTAACATACACACCATATTTGTTACAGAATATACTTAAATCTGGCAGAAGTCAACATCGAGGAAAAACTTCATTTGTTGAGCACAGGACATTTCTCCATCTATACCATAGTTTCCACCGTCTTTGGATATTCCTTGTGATGATGTTTCAGGTTTGCATGCCTTACATGATTTCATTTCTCTTATAAATTATCTTTATGTGGCCTTGTTTTCCTTACCCCATTGGTTATACCCATGCCACTTGCTGGCTacccaaaaggaaaaaatgaaagCAAAGAACAGTGAATAATCCTTCATAATTTCCTCTTGTTCAGAAATTATTTTTGTCTGTCTAGTAAATGTCGTTCTCCAGGGTCTCTGTGGTCTGGGTTTCCCTTCTTTTATAATTGTAACTTTTCTTTAATACcagttatgttttgttttgcaatgTATTTTGTCGCGATTTGTTAAAATTCCTTGTGCTTTATGATTGCTGTTGTAATAAATATGCTTTATCTGTGAACCTTCAGGGATTGACCATAATTGCATTCAATAATGGAAAGCTTGATTCGAAGTGTATTCGGGAAGTTCTCAGCCTTGGTCCAACATTTGTGGCAATGAAATTTCTTGAGAGTAGGGGTTTCTCTTCTTAATGGGCTGATGTTGCTTCTTTACTGTCTCAGTCTcgtaaaaatttataatattgaaGTGTTGTAGCCAAAGATAGTCAGAAAAGGCATTTCATTTTGTTGCACAGTACTAGAGTTCCTTCAGTATCTGAGAAAATACTTCTTGTGTAGGTGTTCTTGACATACGCATGATGTATGGTGCATATTCTACAACAAGGCACCTAGCAGTTTCTCGAATTTTTCTCCGATTTGTTTGGTTTAGCACTGCATCAGTGGTCATAACTTTTCTTTATGTGTAATTTCCTAACGACATCTATTATTTAACATGTTTTACATGCTTTTATTTCTTATCTTTGAAGCTttgttttaatgatttttaatcATTGGTAACATTCTATCTCTGTGCCTTTCAGGAAAGCTCTCCAGGAAGAGAGTAAACAAAATGGAAACTCAGTTATTTATAGACTGTATGTGATCGTTATAGGCACATATGCTGGTATCCAGTTCTTCATTAGCTTTTTTATGAGAATACCAGCCTGCCACAGTCTGACTAATCAATGTGATCGCTTTCCTCTGATTCGTTTTTTCAAGTGGATGCGCCAGGTTTTAATCTCACAACTTTCCCTTTTTGTTCTTTATGCCTTGATTTTTGTGTTCCCATCATATGATGATCTGCTTTACTGATCCATTTGTTTATTGTTTCCTATGTTGATTATCAAGGAACGGCATTATGTTGGACGTGGGATGTATGAGAGGACCACTGATTTTATCAAGTACTCCCAAAATCACTATTCTCtcttaagtttaattttttttggaaactttgTATGAACATTATAACAAGTGTTGTCTCTTATTGAATGCTGTATGCTCACTATGCTTACTTACCAAAagtataaaaaaagaattatatTAAGTATTTAAACATATAATGGTGTTGATTAAAAAGCTCAAGGGTTTTAAAGTCAGGATCCTTCTGGTGTTCTTTGTTCTCTTTTTACAGGTATTCGAATTCAAATAGCATTGGTAATTTGATGTTTAAACCCACTTGTGTGCTGCTAAgattttttattcttgttttgttgCAGGTATATGCTTTTCTGGCTTGTGATTTTGagtggaaaattttcatttgcttattttcttcaggtttgttATGTTGAACATTTTTCCGTGGCAGTGTTGTTCGTGAATCAGTTATTTAAATGATTGTGAATCAActtccttttcccttttgtGCTAAATATTGCTTTCTAAAAGTTCTCTTTGGTTTACAGATCAAGCCATTAGTGAAACCAACTAAGACAATTGTGACAATGTCTCCTATACGCTATACTTGGCATGACTTAGTTTCTGAAAGTAAGCAACTGGTCTCTCATTCGatggatattttatttaaagtttGATATTTTGAAATATACTTTATTTCTAATTTGTTTTGTAACTGCACTGAATTAATACATTTAAAAACTTCAATAGTTAAGTTTAAAGCAAAATGGAGAATcttatggtttttttatttatatgtaaatGTGTCTTCTGTAAACAGATGCCTTTTAAAGCAGGATTCTGAATGCAAGTGAAATTTGGAACGATGTTATGATTCTTGTTTTCCATTAAGCTGTCTAATGTGTTATTAAAatctttaattttataatagCATATATGCGGAAGATGGATTGTAGTTAGAAaacatttattttggtaatataGATCTCTTGGTTATAATCTTAATCTTAGTGAAAACACTAATTTTTCCTGATCATACTTCAAACTGATTAATTTTGTATGCTTGCAGACAATCATAATGCCTTGACAGTTGCTAGTTTATGGGCTCCTGTGATACTTGTAAGTTGGAATTCTATTATCAacattattattttgattttttattcacTCAAGTCTGCAGTCCTGCACTTTTGTGCTTACtaaacaatgttttaaaaggctcgcctCAGGGTGCGCCTAGGCGTCCTCTGAGGCTGGGCGTGAGGGTTGCCGCCCctgttttgagggagtgggcAGAAGGCGGCGGAAGGCGCTGCCGGAGCCGCCTAGGCAtaccttagggtttttttttttgttttttatataatggatgtgtgtgctgtctgcgtgcattgttatatgtgtgctcattgtgcttttcatcctctattatatatatatatataatataatataatatgtgtatatatatatatgtgtgtgtgctcagggtgattattgattaataatcttcctttttttaatataatacatgtgTATGCTCagtgtttttattaaaaaatttaggtcccgTGAGGCTTCACCCCACGCCTCATGCTTAGGCTGGGCTATCCCTCGGACGCCTTGCCcacgcctcacgcttttaataACTATGGAGTTTATGAGATCAGGGTTGAGTTAACGTGTGATTCATTCCAAATTAAAGCAGCTTTTGAAGTTTCTCAATAGGGGCTTAAAGTAGTTTTAATGGCAGCTACAAAGTTAAAAGTAAACTAGACTTCTGTTCTGAGGCCTTTATATATTCTTTAGATCAGAGGAATAACTCAATTCCGATTTACTAGTGCGtgttagttttcttttctttcacctGACCATGATCCGGTCTATTCGTGCAGATTTATCTTTTAGATATCCATGTATTTTACACCATTATATCTGGTGTGTGGGGATTCTTGCTTGGAGCAAGAGATCGACTTGGAGAGGTCAGATGTTGTTATTTCAGCTGGCACTAGAGCAGTATCCTGGTGAGTTCTTATTAATTCTTGCTGAAATGTTTAATCTCTGTATTATAATCTCCAGATTAGATCACTGGAAGCACTTCATCAACTTTTTGAGCAATTTCCTGGAGCTTTTATGAACAATCTTCATGTGCCTCTTCCTGACaggttatatatatgtatttcattcaattgattgatttttttcatATAATCAGCAATaccacaatttttttattatcttatctcaagtctttaaaactaaaagattttttttttctttttttttctggcAGGACTTCGCAACAGTCTTCCAGTGAGGTGAGCCTGTAAAATTGGGGAAAAGAAGTCACCTATTACTAGTTGATAAATTTAACTAATCATTGTTGACTTTTACCTAGCTGAAATATGTTGAATCAATTATGACTTACTTTAATGGTTTATTTAAGTCCATTGCAAAATTTACCTATACGGTGTGTGTTTCAAGGACCTTGAGAAGAACAAGGTTGATGCTGGTAGATTCTCTCCGTTTTGGAATGAGATTATAAGAAATTTGAGGGAAGAAGATTATATCACCAACTTGTGAGTATTGAAATTATTCCTGTGATTTTACTGTACTTTTGCACATTCTTTCGATTACTCGTCAGTTATTTTACTTTCTTCCAGAGAAATGGAGTTGCTTGCCATGCCTAAAAACTCTGGAAATCTTCCCTTGGTTCAGTGGcccctttttcttctctctagcAAGGTCAtcagttctttaatttttaacgtGCACTCAGTTTCAAGACATTCTAATTGtacattcaattttttatttttttttgggtaaaatactacttcaaaatttttattgtatttaataTTTGGTTATGTAGATATTTGTGGCCAAGGATATTGCTGTTGAGAGCAGAGATTCACAAGATGAACTTTGGGAGCGAATTTCAAGAGATGACTATATGAAGTATGCTGTCCAGGAGTGCTTCCACATCATTAAGCTAATCTTAGATGAAATATTGGAAGGCGAAGGAAGGATGTGGTAAGTTTATGTTTGAAGATAAGAATGCTTCTAATATGAGCTCCCATTTAATGAGCACATGTTTGAGTGTAggaaaaaatttatataattcTATCCCATCTTATCAGGGTTGAACAGGTGTACAAGGATATTCATGCAAGCATAGAGAAGAAGACTATTCATGTTGATTATCAACTGAATAAGCTGCCACTTGTGATATCAAGAGTTACTGCATTAATGGGAATTCTGGTTTGTATTTCTTTATTGGTTCCTTGATGTAATTCTGGTTTTTATAAATGGATATGTTGTTTCAATCTCATTACTAATATGGTGAATAGAGTCATGTTGCCTGTCCAAGGAACATCTAGGTTGCTGAGGCGGACTCtttttttcccatttcttttGTACTGGCTGATGTCTTGGGTAGCTAGATAGGTTCTTTGCTACCTTGTCAGATGATGTCTCCTAATATCCGTAGCCTTATTCTATTGTTCTAGATGTGttgtttataattatatatgttttcaagcTACATATATGTATCAGGGCacttcttttctatttttgttaatgtttcttatGAGCAACCCCTTCTTGCTTGGATGTggtatttgtttttataaaagtatATATTTGATATTAAGTTTCCAGTTGTTAGGACAATGCTGCCAAGTGGTTTAAGTTATGTCTTTTCGTTGTATGTGTGTACATGTGTGCATATGACAATTCATTTAATTGTTATACCTAACCTTTGCATTTAGGAACATAAAAGGGAAATGGGGTGGAcggtttttttcttcaaatgggTTGAGACTTTTGGTCTGAAAGTAAGAAATACCTTCGATGGGAATCTTGAACAGGGTTTTGTCCTCTTTGTTTGGGCGAGTGATAGTTGTGTAACGTTTGGGAAGGCAACTTTCTACAATTTAAATTATCTTTCtgagttttcttttcttctaattacataaaaattgatATCGTCGTAAAGTTATTTGTTTGTGCTTTATTCTGGTATATCGATTTCTTTTTAGTCAAATATACCACTTCGTTTATATAATGCACAGAAAGAAGGGGGAACACCTGAACTGGAGAAAGGTGCAGTTAAGGCTGTTCAAGATCTTTATGATGTTGTGCACCATGACATCCTTTCTATGGACCTGAGGTCAGTTAAACATGTATGTGTACGGATAGTGTTTCCATTGCTTGATTCTACTCTACTTATATCACTTTATTGGCTGCCAATTTTAGGGGAAACTATGAGACATGGAAATTGTTGTTAAATGCAAGGACAGAAGGTCGTCTGTTTGCAAAGTTGAAGTGGCCTAAGGACCCTGAGTTGGTATGTTTGAGTAGATTACCTGACCTCCTTAGTTGGGTTTACGTTTAATGTTCAGTAGTATGTTGTGCTTCTGCTTCTTTTTAATTATCGAGGATATGCAGAGATCGCAAGTCAAAAGATTGTATTCACTGTTAACCATTAAAGATTCGGCTGTCAATGTACCTAAAAATCTGGAGGCAAGACGCAGGCTCCAGTTCTTCACAAATTCCCTTTTTATGGAGATGCCTGCAGCAAAGCCAGTCCGTGAGATGTTATCGTTCAGGTAATACATTCTTCATCTCCTTTTCTGTAAGATTGGTGTGCTTCATATGCCTGCCTTtctcatctttttcttcatGTGCATGCAGTGTGTTTACTCCATACTATGCTGAGATTGTGCTGTATAGTATGGCTGAGCTccagaagaaaaatgaggatGGAATATCAATATTATTTTACCTTCAAAAAATTTATCCAGGTAGTTTTTTGATTCCTTTAATTAGGATCttattcttgtttctttgtGCTTTATGATGTAGTTGGTGTGCTTATGTGCACAATTAAGTGTCCGAAGTTGGGGTTAATGGTTTCTTCTTCTCACAGTCTGCTCAGGTGATATTTTAGAGTTTATTTGTTAGATTTACAAGAGGTTGAATTACTGAAAGAGTCATCCTGGCCAGCTTTGTCTTAGACTCTTAGGTTATTGTGTTTCTTCCTTTCCCTGTTTCGAACCATATGTGTTTTATGcagtattttattttctaaattttttcatCTACTGAGCCTAGTGCTCCATCTCGGGGGTTGACATCCGCCCCTCCTCACCcctgttcttgttctttttctGTTTCCATCTCTTTTATACATCCTTGTTTGTTTCATTTAGATGTGTATTTCATTTGCACAGTTGCACTATGGGTAAAGTTTATGGTTTTGATAGTAGATGTTGTCTTCCGGCCTTGCCTGATATTTTGACATCATTTTTCTTGGCAGATGAGTGGAAGAACTTTCTTGCCCGAATTGGCCGTGACGAAAATGCTCTTGACTCTGAACTCTTTGACAATTCCACTGATATCCTTGAGCTTCGTTTTTGGGCCTCTTACCGAGGTCAAACATTAGCCAGAACAGgtaaatatttttcataatcAATGTCCAtggtttcttctttctttctctctctctctctctctcccccccccccttctctctccctccctccctccctccctctcgcTCTCCTTCTTTCCCTCCCTCCCACagatacatttttattttgtgagTTCCATTtaattcatttctttctttcattgtttattttatatatttaataccCCTGAACGCGTGTGTGCTTGTCTTAGTGAATTCATGGGTTTGCCGCTAAATATCTAAGTTCTGTGATCTGCAGTTCGTGGAATGATGTATTATAGGAAAGCTCTTATGCTTCAGACCTATTTGGAGAGAATAAATTCTGGAGGTTGGCAGcatatttgttattattatttgttcTCATTCAGTTATTATTACTAGTACTACTACTTAGCTGCTACTTATACTGTTTCATTTTATCGTATTTTGtatatttgttattattatttgttcTCATTCAGTTATtattactactactactacttaGCTGCTACTTCTACTgtttcatttttcatattttgtccTGCTGTTTGATCCATTTCTTTATCTGTTAGAAGGAGCAGATGTGGAGGGTGCAATTTCCAGTAATGACGCAACTGATACTCGAGCGTTTGAGTTATCTCCTGAAGCACGTGCTCATGCTGACTTAAAGTTTACATATGTTGTAACATGTCAAATATATGGAAAACAGAAAGAAGGCCAAAAACCTGAGGCTGCAGATATAGCAATGCTTATGCAAAGGTGAATTGTTATATGAACTAATTATCAATGGAACAGTCACCTTTCATTCTTTTTCACATTGCCCAATTCCATGTGTATGGCTTCTGCATTCCTATGGGGTGTATTTTGTGCGTTTTTTGTGGGATGGGGATGGTAATGGTATTATGGTTTGTTTATGCTAGTTTGCACAGTGCTCAATTAACTTGGGTCTAACATCAGGGGATAGGTTGGTCAGTGTTAGATTGGATTAGTTTGttttcttctcctcttctttGAAGAGTCTCTTATGGTTTGACAGGAGTGTTAGGATACAGTTAGCCCATCCTCCATTTCCTTCGCATAAGAAACCCATTTTATGATTAATAAACATttgtttttgaacaattttttttttgtcattaataATAAACATTAAACAGTAAGGATGGTTGAGAATTAGATTCCTTCATTCTCATTGGTCATTACTGTATAACCATTTTCGGGTATCCCTTTTTTGTTGATTGTTTTTGGAGTTTTGCATCTATTGTTCTTGTACATATTATGCATCTGTAATTTGCTTGTCCTTATCCTAACATTTTGGTTATTCTTTCCAATGAAgttgtttgtatttttgttgGGTGTATGCTTAAAAAATTCTACCTGACATAATCTTCTTTAcataatttttctatttaatttgttgttagaTATGAGGCTCTTCGGGTTGCTTTTATTGATGAAGTTGAGACTTCGAAGGATGGTAAAGTGCACAGAGAGTTCTATTCAAAACTCGTAAAGGCTGATATCAATGGGAAGGACAAggttcaatattttttattttgcctTATAATTTATGTAGCACAGACCCTCTTTTAGGATTTGAAGGGTTCAGTTATTTTTTGCCTCTCTTTCTttggttttattattattatcatttttttttctcttttggattTATTGACTAGTTTTACCGTATGCATACATAAAAGCTTAATCCCATATCTTCTAACTCTGGCACCTTGAAAGAAGAAATCTAGAATTAGAGATCGAAGTGTCATTGTCTTCCAAGATCTATCTGTTTAGTTTGACTTTTAATGGATAAACTACTAATACTACATAGTTTTATGTCTTACATGTATGGAGTAAAAGCTCGTTTAATTATCCCTACtaatttttctatatttagTAGTTCTAGGTTCGAGGGATGCTAGAATAGATATGCTTTAGAAAACATGTTACCTTTTCACTCTTGTTGacattatgtttcttttatGTTAACAATTGCTTGGATTTCACAGGAAATCTACTCCATAAAACTGCCTGGAAATCCGAAACTTGGTGAAGGAAAACCGGAGAATCAAAACCATGCAATTGTATTTACTCGTGGAAATGCAATTCAGACAATCGACATGAATCAGGTAAccaattgttttttttcttttcccgcTATTTCATGTCTGATATTTTGTGTTGTGTTGCTCTGCTAGAGATTTTTGGGTTAATGCTAAGAAACTCATACCATGCTTGTGTTGACTACTGGTTTACGTGATATATTATGTGCCTTCCATCTTGGTTGGTAAAAGTTAGAATTCATAACAGAAGTGTCGTTAACTCTGATTGTGGAAATGTATTGTCGATTGTAATTGCTTATTTGGAAAACAGAAGTGTTTTGAACTCTGGTTGTGGATTAGTATTGTCAGGATCTTTAAGTAGTTTGTAGTCCAGGTTGTTCATTATGTTCTATTGTTTTTCTAATTAACTACAGTGTATAATCTTTGTCCTCTTGTAGGATAACTATTTTGAGGAAGCTTTGAAGATGAGAAACCTACTTGAAGAATTCCATACTGATCATGGTATCCGACGCCCTACAATTCTTGGCGTTAGAGAGCATGTCTTTACAGGAAGGTGAATTTAAATTGTATCCTCTGGGTTTTATCTTAATAGAGCaaaatttgttatttgttttaaatAGTAGTGTATATTTTGTGCAGTGTTTCTTCTTTAGCATCATTCATGTCCAATCAGGAAGCAAGCTTTGTAACTCTAGCTCAGCGTGTTCTTGCAAATCCTCTGAAGTAAGTCCATTGTGTGATGCCAATGCATTTATCAGCGTCCCTGGGTCTATAAAATCTAGACTTGAAACTGACATAATAGGCCATGTACAGGGTCCGTATGCATTATGGTCACCCTGATGTGTTTGATAGAGTGTTCCACCTAACTCGAGGTGGTATTAGCAAGGCTTCTCGTGTAATTAACATTAGTGAAGATATCTTTGCAGGTATGACTCTTGGTTGATAAATTGCTGTTGTACTTTTTTCCCCCATGTACTGTCTTCCTGCACTCTGTATACCTTAGTGAAACACCCCCTGAAAacttaatattgtttgttaaaaaacccagaaaactgAGTTTTTTTCTTAGGCCCTAAATGGGGATTATTGATAAAGTTTGGGGCTTGAATTAAGgattaataaacaataaattAAGGGCTTCAATAATTAGAACAAAATAGGCAATTTATTGCCGGCAAGTGTTTGATGTTATGCTTACTGCTAAAtcccctaaattttttaatttgaatgacAAAAACCATCTTTTCATTTTCTCATTTTTGTTTCTAAAGTTTTAGACTAACCCCAGGGCATTGTTTGATCTCTTGGATTGCTTCTAGAGTGCTAATTGAGATGCTAGGTGGTTGACGGCGTATGTGTCAATATAGGCAttcaaattgtttttaaaaaggATTTAATTCAAACTTCATTTGGTTTTGTTGTGCAGGATTCAACTCAACTTTACGCCAAGGAAATGTGACTCACCACGAGTATATTCAGGtaggtttcttttgtttttctttttctcatttgAGAGTTGAGACCAAGGATGTGAGAttctaataacaattttcaGGTTGGCAAGGGACGAGATGTTGGGCTCAATCAAATTGCTGTATTTGAGGGGAAGGTTTCTGGTGGTAACGGTGAACAAGTTCTAAGTCGAGACGTATACAGGCTTGGGCAGCAATTTGATTTTTTCCGGATGCTGTCATTTTATTATACCACCGTTGGCTACTATTTTTGTACAATGGTATGTACTTATATAATCTCATTATCAAACAAGTTCTTCCTAACAGTTATCTTAGTTATTCCAAATGGAGCTTTCTTTAAATATTGTTGTCTCTAGTTTGGCTTCAATAATCAATCATAATGCTTTTTCCATGTATTAAGATCCCaagttgtttttatttttactgcTTCATACTCACATGTTTACTGCCTTTTAAGCAATAGAATTGTTTTCCATTGATATATATAAATTGGTCATTAAGCTACTTGATTTTATATCTAACTAGTCTTGTTTTCTTTGCTTGTGCAGTTAACAGTGCTGATGGTATATGTTTTTCTCtatggaaaaatatatttggtAGGTTTTGTTTTTGCTGACCTCATGCTACATTTTCTATGCATATGTGGTTGATAGTAGTAATCATCAGTCTGTGCtgatatatgcatgcatgtttacTTCTACCCATGCATGTCTGTTTAAGCAAATTTTTTAAGCTTATATGCCATTGATGGTGGAGATTTGGTACTGTAGGAAtcatttttaggtttaaatctGCTTAATCTTCAATTGTGAtgtatttggttttggttatattatatatgtaaaagaaTGACACAGgtttcatgaaaaataaaaaataaaaaataaaagcatgGCATAGTTaagtttcctttttcttttctcctcttGTTTTATGCTTACCTTTGAGTGTGTGCGTGCTTGTGGGTCACGTGAACAATGTACATTCTAAATTATTCTCATGGCAACGTGTTCTTGTTTTAGGCATTATCTGGTGTTGAGTCAAGGTTGACGGACATAGCTTTGGTGACAAAGAATACAGCGCTGACTGCTGCTCTTAATACCCAATTTCTCATCCAAATTGGTATCTTCACTGCAGTCCCAATGATTCTAGGCTTCATCTTGGAACAAGGTTTCCTGAGGGTAATCACACTATTCTAATTGGTCTAAGTGATCTAGCTTGCTTATTCACATTAATCTGTTGACTTTAGGCATGCAGTTTAATCTGTTTTCTTAAAACCATAACTGTGATACTAATTTTAATGGTATGAGCAACGATGTTGTCACTACTGTTGTGATCCACTACTCTTAAATGAAAGTCATTATTAGCAGTACACATTTACTTAAAACCCATTACATTTGGGAACTTGGTGGAGGTCCTATCTTTCAAGAGGTGCTTGAAAGTAGTTCACCCTCTTGGTGGAGGtcctatttttctattttcagtATATTCTGGTATGGTAATAATATGTTTCGAAGAAAGTTTAGTTTCCCCCTTCTTGactattttccaatttttccaTTGACTCCTGCTGCAGGCCATAGTCAGTTTTCTCACAATGCAGCTGCAGCTTTGTTCTGTCTACTTCACATTCTCTTTGGGTACAAAAACTCATTATTTTGGCCGGACTATTCTTCATGGTGGTGCAAaggtttgatttcctgctttcCTTTTCATGAttcattaatttctttggtagATGACATATCAATTTATGCTTATTTCTTTAC contains the following coding sequences:
- the LOC137742780 gene encoding callose synthase 9 isoform X2; translation: MSRVEQRWEHLVRAVLSRERMGADAYGRHATGIAGNVPSSLANNRDIDEILRAADEIQAEDPNISRILCEHAYSLAQNLDPNSEGRGVLQFKTGLMSVIKQKLAKKESGTIDRSQDIARLQEFYKLYRQKNNVEKLREEEMKLRESSAFSGNLGELEKTTVKRKRVFATLRVLGIVLEQLTEEIPEELKRVMESDAAMTEDLIAYNIIPLDAPNITNSIVSLPEVQAAVSALKYFSNLPKLPSDFPIPATRDPDMFDFLHYTFGFQKDNVSNQREHIVHLLANEQSRLRIPEVIEAKLDEAAAQSVFLKSLENYIKWCDYLCIQPVWSNLEAVTKEKKLLFVSLYFLIWGESGNIRFLPECLCYIFHHMVREMDEILRQQIAQPANSCTSDKEVSFLDQVIYPLYEVVAAEAANNDNGKAPHSAWRNYDDFNEYFWSLHCFELSWPWRSVSSFFQKPVRRSKNILKSGRSQHRGKTSFVEHRTFLHLYHSFHRLWIFLVMMFQGLTIIAFNNGKLDSKCIREVLSLGPTFVAMKFLESVLDIRMMYGAYSTTRHLAVSRIFLRFVWFSTASVVITFLYVKALQEESKQNGNSVIYRLYVIVIGTYAGIQFFISFFMRIPACHSLTNQCDRFPLIRFFKWMRQERHYVGRGMYERTTDFIKYMLFWLVILSGKFSFAYFLQIKPLVKPTKTIVTMSPIRYTWHDLVSENNHNALTVASLWAPVILIYLLDIHVFYTIISGVWGFLLGARDRLGEIRSLEALHQLFEQFPGAFMNNLHVPLPDRTSQQSSSEDLEKNKVDAGRFSPFWNEIIRNLREEDYITNLEMELLAMPKNSGNLPLVQWPLFLLSSKIFVAKDIAVESRDSQDELWERISRDDYMKYAVQECFHIIKLILDEILEGEGRMWVEQVYKDIHASIEKKTIHVDYQLNKLPLVISRVTALMGILKEGGTPELEKGAVKAVQDLYDVVHHDILSMDLRGNYETWKLLLNARTEGRLFAKLKWPKDPELRSQVKRLYSLLTIKDSAVNVPKNLEARRRLQFFTNSLFMEMPAAKPVREMLSFSVFTPYYAEIVLYSMAELQKKNEDGISILFYLQKIYPDEWKNFLARIGRDENALDSELFDNSTDILELRFWASYRGQTLARTVRGMMYYRKALMLQTYLERINSGGADVEGAISSNDATDTRAFELSPEARAHADLKFTYVVTCQIYGKQKEGQKPEAADIAMLMQRYEALRVAFIDEVETSKDGKVHREFYSKLVKADINGKDKEIYSIKLPGNPKLGEGKPENQNHAIVFTRGNAIQTIDMNQDNYFEEALKMRNLLEEFHTDHGIRRPTILGVREHVFTGSVSSLASFMSNQEASFVTLAQRVLANPLKVRMHYGHPDVFDRVFHLTRGGISKASRVINISEDIFAGFNSTLRQGNVTHHEYIQVGKGRDVGLNQIAVFEGKVSGGNGEQVLSRDVYRLGQQFDFFRMLSFYYTTVGYYFCTMLTVLMVYVFLYGKIYLALSGVESRLTDIALVTKNTALTAALNTQFLIQIGIFTAVPMILGFILEQGFLRAIVSFLTMQLQLCSVYFTFSLGTKTHYFGRTILHGGAKYQATGRGFVVRHIKFSENYRLYSRSHFVKGLEVVLLLVVYLAYGDNDGSALTYILLTVTSWFMALSWLFAPYLFNPSGFEWQKIVEDFRDWTNWLLYRGGIGVKGEESWEAWWEEELAHIRTFGGRIAETILSLRFFIFQYGIVYKLNVKGDSTSLTVYAISWVVLAVLILLFKVFTFSQKISVNFQLVLRFIQGVSFLLALAGLAVAVKFTDLTIADVFASILAFIPTGWGILSIAIAWKPLMKKLRLWKSIRSIALLYDAGMGMIIFIPIALFSWFPFVSTFQTRLMFNQAFSRGLEISLVLAGNNPNTGI